A DNA window from Oryzias latipes chromosome 5, ASM223467v1 contains the following coding sequences:
- the LOC101171656 gene encoding FYVE, RhoGEF and PH domain-containing protein 5 isoform X2 — protein sequence MNADCTKPSVAPKPRIVCHDNLKPPSSPASTSRLKPSIAPKPKASVLLNGNQESIRNGIVPFVQDDVDDRHDKRSCERIRDTSSSKKVLKAGIFRSPLTHLVTVTKVPLDEDVTEEEKEEDNLLQEIIEEWRLSDNALTDEADSLETLWLSEARLTADSEETEGTIDTKAEEDTDAEAFDAGEALADTEGLSVEDLSVGSAEEEACQHPCKDPEEKQRWLQLRESGSSAEGLSRLDHCPLVEDNIGNADAECVIEEKEEELGHDCSFTCTILKLRCGQKTKEKVQGQQDTCSNDFRGDDHKQVCETVMESGGDHEPFYISTEDNMSRELRPEDELTENSFSTVNSSLVLNGKCEETAENEKKDYLGFGDRGKHGVRTAQKKLFDQSEDAKFDVFGNKLNNLGCRPSFRQKSVLTEAGTLLTSSLSESQLLSPNISVFEDKDAHIAPFLDETTDMELDSNERLYEGFASLAQTVFPFTSKATGIPSPSLSQRNTNPMGDTGALLFQKSYKSGLRPPSKSSSPMLNSTRHKGLTKPNYLSLYSRSLSLEGQDAHLHVHRDGSPRQRGALYSSDSFSRSSPQSSSALSTPTSLVDIPPPFELAYITKKPITKSSPSLLTVGDSTEKHRKKKSSIKRFLMLKFGWKTENKHTTEEKKPSADSSHRCSSRLLEFDRHSLSGSPKFNSRPPSKPLVSPEPASSFLFYQESRRKGNSVAFLNRSVVRVESFEDRSRVPFTPLPLTKPRSISFPNADTSDYENVPPISSDYENVQVPHWRAARMAPRADFFERPFRASSSANETDGYVDMSSLPGFEKKTQSAKQESESTYTDEYMCPVVAGSKIDPVSDDQRDLVGEEDQGRTSGEDDGGMDNNYDRQPDGQSRAFYVVMDLVETERVHVNSLKMLQEDFRDAVGLAVGDEGQPVLDDGRLGEILNELPDVYTLHRKILSELEYRIRHWEEWQRIADIFLSRKAEFLVFTTYIGHYDRSMSLLENSCQTSPAFAAIVQKFEEQSSAVSLKQQLLQVIVRVARYRMLLTDYLNNLSPDSREYEDTQAAVGIVSDIADQINDNIKHGENLLRLINIAHSVHGQRDLLHPDRVFVKEGTLMKMNDVLLYTYPQQNGKYRLKNTLSLTGLKVSKPTIDNAPNALKIEGTDISIILSASSFLEREDWFYTLNRTVTEHTRGSAFNSCSGESRDGLKLLLGEKAPTLVPVSQVMMCMNCTADFSLTLRRHHCHGCGRIVCRSCSRNRYPLKYMKDRMAKVCDHCYSELKKRGGEICELSGSSSPRMHRLSRPLSTVFHNIHPHNIWRNRKGIISFTQVTVSEEGSISGTLQRSKKSKKNWKRLWFLLKDKVLYTYRAQEERIASESLPLLGFTVKLSDKYAGEEETNVFQLYHKDTLFYSFKAEDNFTAQRWVNAMEEATNL from the exons ATGAACGCAG ACTGCACAAAGCCTTCGGTTGCTCCCAAGCCAAGAATTGTTTGTCACGACAACCTGAAGCCGCCCTCCTCTCCTGCGTCAACAAGTCGTCTCAAACCCTCTATCGCTCCAAAACCCAAAGCCTCAGTGCTGTTAAATGGCAACCAGGAAAGCATTCGTAATGGCATTGTGCCTTTTGTACAAGATGATGTTGATGACAGGCACGATAAAAGGTCTTGTGAAAGAATTAGAGATACATCTTCCTCAAAGAAAGTCCTGAAGGCTGGTATCTTCAGATCTCCACTAACACACTTAGTGACTGTGACAAAGGTACCCCTGGATGAAGAcgtgacagaggaggagaaagaagagGACAATTTACTTCAAGAAATAATTGAAGAATGGAGATTAAGTGACAATGCTCTGACAGATGAAGCTGACTCCCTGGAAACACTGTGGCTCAGTGAGGCCAGGCTCACAGCTGACTCTGAGGAGACAGAGGGAACAATCGACACCAAAGCCGAGGAGGACACAGATGCTGAAGCTTTTGATGCAGGTGAAGCTCTGGCTGACACTGAAGGCCTCTCAGTGGAAGACCTGTCTGTCGGTAGTGCTGAGGAGGAGGCGTGCCAACATCCCTGCAAAGATCCAGAGGAAAAGCAAAGATGGCTACAGCTCAGAGAGAGTGGAAGTTCAGCAGAAGGTCTTTCTAGACTGGACCATTGTCCCCTTGTTGAGGACAATATAGGGAATGCAGATGCTGAGTGTGTAATAgaggagaaagaggaagagTTAGGTCATGATTGTAGTTTCACTTGTACCATCCTGAAGTTGAGATGTGGCCAGAAGACAAAGGAAAAGGTTCAAGGCCAGCAGGACACCTGCTCTAATGACTTTAGAGGAGATGACCACAAGCAGGTTTGTGAGACGGTGATGGAGAGTGGAGGAGATCATGAGCCCTTTTACATTTCTACTGAAGACAATATGAGCAGAGAGTTGAGACCAGAGGATGAACtcacagaaaacagtttttccacCGTGAACAGCAGCTTAGTGCTGAATGGCAAATGTGAGGAGacagcagaaaatgaaaaaaaggattacTTGGGCTTTGGTGACCGTGGGAAGCATGGTGTGAGGACAGCTCAGAAGAAGTTGTTTGATCAATCCGAAGATGCCAAGTTTGATGTATTTGGAAACAAACTAAACAATTTGGGCTGCCGGCCGAGTTTCCGACAGAAATCTGTGCTGACAGAGGCAGGCACTTTGCTGACTTCTTCTCTGTCAGAAAGCCAACTTCTTTCACCAAACATCAGTGTTTTTGAAGATAAAGATGCTCACATTGCGCCCTTTCTGGATGAAACAACTGATATGGAACTGGACAGCAACGAGCGTCTTTACGAAGGCTTTGCTTCATTGGCTCAAACGGTTTTTCCTTTTACCAGCAAGGCCACTGGGATTCCCTCACCCTCTCTGTCACAGCGGAACACAAACCCCATGGGGGATACGGGAGCCCTGCTTTTCCAGAAGTCTTACAAAAGTGGACTCCGACCACCATCAAAAAGCTCCAGCCCCATGTTAAATTCAACGCGGCACAAGGGCTTAACAAAACCTAACTATCTGTCCTTGTACTCGCGCTCCCTCTCTTTGGAGGGGCAGGACGCACATCTGCATGTCCACAGGGACGGATCTCCCAGACAAAGAGGTGCCTTGTACTCGTCAGACAGCTTCTCTAGGAGCTCACCCCAGTCCTCCAGTGCCCTGTCCACACCCACATCTCTGGTAGATATTCCTCCTCCGTTTGAGCTGGCCTACATCACCAAGAAGCCCATTACAAAAAGTTCTCCCTCACTTCTCACAGTGGGAGACTCCACAGAGAAACACAGGAAAAAGAAATCCTCCATTAAACGTTTCCTGATGCTCAAGTTTGgttggaaaacagaaaacaagcacacgacagaagaaaaaaagccttcagctgaTTCCAGCCATCGCTGTTCAAGTAGACTGCTGGAGTTTGACAGGCACAGCCTTAGTGGTTCTCCAAAGTTCAACTCAAGGCCGCCTAGCAAGCCTCTGGTTTCACCTGAGCCCGCCTCTTCCTTTTTGTTCTACCAGGAGAGCAGGAGGAAAGGGAATTCTGTGGCCTTCCTGAATCGCAGCGTGGTCCGGGTGGAATCCTTCGAGGACCGATCCCGCGTGCCtttcacccccctccccctgacCAAGCCCCGCTCCATCTCCTTCCCCAACGCAGATACCTCAGATTATGAGAATGTTCCTCCCATCAGCTCGGACTACGAGAACGTTCAGGTGCCTCACTGGAGGGCTGCTCGGATGGCACCCCGCGCAGACTTCTTTGAGCGTCCCTTTCGGGCCTCGTCTTCCGCTAATGAGACGGATGGTTACGTGGACATGAGCAGCCTGCCAGGGTTTGAGAAGAAAACCCAGTCAGCTAAACAGGAAAGTGAAAG CACCTACACGGATGAATACATGTGTCCTGTGGTCGCTGGTTCAAAGATTGATCCAGTAAGTGATGACCAAAGAGATCTGGTGGGTGAAGAAGACCAAGGGCGCACCTCTGGGGAGGACGATGGTGGGATGGACAACAATTATGATAGACAG CCTGATGGTCAGTCCAGAGCTTTCTATGTTGTCATGGATCTTGTGGAAACGGAAAGAGT ACACGTGAATTCTCTCAAGATGCTCCAAGAA GACTTCAGGGACGCGGTGGGCTTAGCGGTCGGGGATGAAGGGCAGCCTGTTCTGGATGACGGGAGACTTGGGGAGATTCTCAATGAGTTGCCTGATGTTTACACTCTACACCGCAAAATCCTCAGCGAGCTGGAATATCGAATCCGGCACTG GGAGGAGTGGCAGAGGATTGCTGACATATTTCTGTCCAGAAAAGCGGAGTTCTTGGTCTTCACCACTTACATTGGCCACTATGATCGAAGCATGAGTCTACTTGAGAACAGCTGCCAAACGTCACCTGCATTTGCAGCCATCGTTCAAAAGTTTGAG GAACAGAGTTCAGCTGTTAGTCTTAAACAGCAGCTACTGCAGGTCATTGTTCGGGTGGCTCGGTATCGGATGCTCCTCACTG ATTACCTGAATAATCTTTCACCCGATTCTAGGGAATATGAAGACACCCAAG CTGCAGTTGGAATCGTTTCTGACATTGCAGATCAGATCAATGACAACATAAAACATGGG GAGAATCTGCTGCGTCTGATCAACATAGCGCACAGTGTTCATGGCCAGCGGGATCTGCTTCATCCTGACAGG gtTTTTGTTAAGGAAGGCACACTGATGAAG ATGAACGATGTGCTGCTCTACACCTACCCTCAGCAGAATGGAAAATACAGACTGAAGAACACTCTGTCCCTCACCGGGCTCAAG GTCAGTAAACCCACCATTGACAATGCCCCAAATGCGTTAAAGATAGAGGGAACGGACATCTCCATCATTTTGTCTGCCAG TTCATTCCTGGAAAGAGAAGACTGGTTTTACACTCTAAACAGAACTGTGACTGAACACACTAGAGGCTCTGCTTTCAACAGCTGCTCAGGAGAG TCCAGAGATGGCCTTAAACTGCTCCTCGGAGAGAAAGCCCCCACACTTGTCCCGGTCTCACAAGTGATGATGTGCATGAACTGCACTGCAGACTTCAGCCTCACTCTTCGCAGACACCACTGCCACGGCTGTGGAAGA ATTGTTTGTCGAAGCTGCTCAAGGAACAGATATCCCCTGAAATACATGAAGGACCGCATGGCCAAAGTGTGTGATCACTGTTACAGCGAGCTAAAGAAAAGAG GAGGAGAGATATGTGAGCTGTCAGGCAGCAGCAGCCCTCGGATGCACCGCCTCAGTCGACCGCTCTCCACTGTGTTCCACAATATTCATCCTCATAATATTTGGAGAAACCGAAAAGGCATAATATCATTCACCCAG GTGACGGTGTCGGAGGAAGGCTCCATCAGTGGGACTTTACAGCGGAGCAAGAAGAGCAAGAAGAACTGGAAGAGACTGTGGTTCCTCCTAAaagacaaagtgctttacacgTACCGAGCCCAAGAG
- the LOC101171656 gene encoding FYVE, RhoGEF and PH domain-containing protein 5 isoform X1 yields MNADCTKPSVAPKPRIVCHDNLKPPSSPASTSRLKPSIAPKPKASVLLNGNQESIRNGIVPFVQDDVDDRHDKRSCERIRDTSSSKKVLKAGIFRSPLTHLVTVTKVPLDEDVTEEEKEEDNLLQEIIEEWRLSDNALTDEADSLETLWLSEARLTADSEETEGTIDTKAEEDTDAEAFDAGEALADTEGLSVEDLSVGSAEEEACQHPCKDPEEKQRWLQLRESGSSAEGLSRLDHCPLVEDNIGNADAECVIEEKEEELGHDCSFTCTILKLRCGQKTKEKVQGQQDTCSNDFRGDDHKQVCETVMESGGDHEPFYISTEDNMSRELRPEDELTENSFSTVNSSLVLNGKCEETAENEKKDYLGFGDRGKHGVRTAQKKLFDQSEDAKFDVFGNKLNNLGCRPSFRQKSVLTEAGTLLTSSLSESQLLSPNISVFEDKDAHIAPFLDETTDMELDSNERLYEGFASLAQTVFPFTSKATGIPSPSLSQRNTNPMGDTGALLFQKSYKSGLRPPSKSSSPMLNSTRHKGLTKPNYLSLYSRSLSLEGQDAHLHVHRDGSPRQRGALYSSDSFSRSSPQSSSALSTPTSLVDIPPPFELAYITKKPITKSSPSLLTVGDSTEKHRKKKSSIKRFLMLKFGWKTENKHTTEEKKPSADSSHRCSSRLLEFDRHSLSGSPKFNSRPPSKPLVSPEPASSFLFYQESRRKGNSVAFLNRSVVRVESFEDRSRVPFTPLPLTKPRSISFPNADTSDYENVPPISSDYENVQVPHWRAARMAPRADFFERPFRASSSANETDGYVDMSSLPGFEKKTQSAKQESESTYTDEYMCPVVAGSKIDPVSDDQRDLVGEEDQGRTSGEDDGGMDNNYDRQPDGQSRAFYVVMDLVETERVHVNSLKMLQEDFRDAVGLAVGDEGQPVLDDGRLGEILNELPDVYTLHRKILSELEYRIRHWEEWQRIADIFLSRKAEFLVFTTYIGHYDRSMSLLENSCQTSPAFAAIVQKFEEQSSAVSLKQQLLQVIVRVARYRMLLTDYLNNLSPDSREYEDTQAAVGIVSDIADQINDNIKHGENLLRLINIAHSVHGQRDLLHPDRVFVKEGTLMKVSRKSRQPRHLFLMNDVLLYTYPQQNGKYRLKNTLSLTGLKVSKPTIDNAPNALKIEGTDISIILSASSFLEREDWFYTLNRTVTEHTRGSAFNSCSGESRDGLKLLLGEKAPTLVPVSQVMMCMNCTADFSLTLRRHHCHGCGRIVCRSCSRNRYPLKYMKDRMAKVCDHCYSELKKRGGEICELSGSSSPRMHRLSRPLSTVFHNIHPHNIWRNRKGIISFTQVTVSEEGSISGTLQRSKKSKKNWKRLWFLLKDKVLYTYRAQEERIASESLPLLGFTVKLSDKYAGEEETNVFQLYHKDTLFYSFKAEDNFTAQRWVNAMEEATNL; encoded by the exons ATGAACGCAG ACTGCACAAAGCCTTCGGTTGCTCCCAAGCCAAGAATTGTTTGTCACGACAACCTGAAGCCGCCCTCCTCTCCTGCGTCAACAAGTCGTCTCAAACCCTCTATCGCTCCAAAACCCAAAGCCTCAGTGCTGTTAAATGGCAACCAGGAAAGCATTCGTAATGGCATTGTGCCTTTTGTACAAGATGATGTTGATGACAGGCACGATAAAAGGTCTTGTGAAAGAATTAGAGATACATCTTCCTCAAAGAAAGTCCTGAAGGCTGGTATCTTCAGATCTCCACTAACACACTTAGTGACTGTGACAAAGGTACCCCTGGATGAAGAcgtgacagaggaggagaaagaagagGACAATTTACTTCAAGAAATAATTGAAGAATGGAGATTAAGTGACAATGCTCTGACAGATGAAGCTGACTCCCTGGAAACACTGTGGCTCAGTGAGGCCAGGCTCACAGCTGACTCTGAGGAGACAGAGGGAACAATCGACACCAAAGCCGAGGAGGACACAGATGCTGAAGCTTTTGATGCAGGTGAAGCTCTGGCTGACACTGAAGGCCTCTCAGTGGAAGACCTGTCTGTCGGTAGTGCTGAGGAGGAGGCGTGCCAACATCCCTGCAAAGATCCAGAGGAAAAGCAAAGATGGCTACAGCTCAGAGAGAGTGGAAGTTCAGCAGAAGGTCTTTCTAGACTGGACCATTGTCCCCTTGTTGAGGACAATATAGGGAATGCAGATGCTGAGTGTGTAATAgaggagaaagaggaagagTTAGGTCATGATTGTAGTTTCACTTGTACCATCCTGAAGTTGAGATGTGGCCAGAAGACAAAGGAAAAGGTTCAAGGCCAGCAGGACACCTGCTCTAATGACTTTAGAGGAGATGACCACAAGCAGGTTTGTGAGACGGTGATGGAGAGTGGAGGAGATCATGAGCCCTTTTACATTTCTACTGAAGACAATATGAGCAGAGAGTTGAGACCAGAGGATGAACtcacagaaaacagtttttccacCGTGAACAGCAGCTTAGTGCTGAATGGCAAATGTGAGGAGacagcagaaaatgaaaaaaaggattacTTGGGCTTTGGTGACCGTGGGAAGCATGGTGTGAGGACAGCTCAGAAGAAGTTGTTTGATCAATCCGAAGATGCCAAGTTTGATGTATTTGGAAACAAACTAAACAATTTGGGCTGCCGGCCGAGTTTCCGACAGAAATCTGTGCTGACAGAGGCAGGCACTTTGCTGACTTCTTCTCTGTCAGAAAGCCAACTTCTTTCACCAAACATCAGTGTTTTTGAAGATAAAGATGCTCACATTGCGCCCTTTCTGGATGAAACAACTGATATGGAACTGGACAGCAACGAGCGTCTTTACGAAGGCTTTGCTTCATTGGCTCAAACGGTTTTTCCTTTTACCAGCAAGGCCACTGGGATTCCCTCACCCTCTCTGTCACAGCGGAACACAAACCCCATGGGGGATACGGGAGCCCTGCTTTTCCAGAAGTCTTACAAAAGTGGACTCCGACCACCATCAAAAAGCTCCAGCCCCATGTTAAATTCAACGCGGCACAAGGGCTTAACAAAACCTAACTATCTGTCCTTGTACTCGCGCTCCCTCTCTTTGGAGGGGCAGGACGCACATCTGCATGTCCACAGGGACGGATCTCCCAGACAAAGAGGTGCCTTGTACTCGTCAGACAGCTTCTCTAGGAGCTCACCCCAGTCCTCCAGTGCCCTGTCCACACCCACATCTCTGGTAGATATTCCTCCTCCGTTTGAGCTGGCCTACATCACCAAGAAGCCCATTACAAAAAGTTCTCCCTCACTTCTCACAGTGGGAGACTCCACAGAGAAACACAGGAAAAAGAAATCCTCCATTAAACGTTTCCTGATGCTCAAGTTTGgttggaaaacagaaaacaagcacacgacagaagaaaaaaagccttcagctgaTTCCAGCCATCGCTGTTCAAGTAGACTGCTGGAGTTTGACAGGCACAGCCTTAGTGGTTCTCCAAAGTTCAACTCAAGGCCGCCTAGCAAGCCTCTGGTTTCACCTGAGCCCGCCTCTTCCTTTTTGTTCTACCAGGAGAGCAGGAGGAAAGGGAATTCTGTGGCCTTCCTGAATCGCAGCGTGGTCCGGGTGGAATCCTTCGAGGACCGATCCCGCGTGCCtttcacccccctccccctgacCAAGCCCCGCTCCATCTCCTTCCCCAACGCAGATACCTCAGATTATGAGAATGTTCCTCCCATCAGCTCGGACTACGAGAACGTTCAGGTGCCTCACTGGAGGGCTGCTCGGATGGCACCCCGCGCAGACTTCTTTGAGCGTCCCTTTCGGGCCTCGTCTTCCGCTAATGAGACGGATGGTTACGTGGACATGAGCAGCCTGCCAGGGTTTGAGAAGAAAACCCAGTCAGCTAAACAGGAAAGTGAAAG CACCTACACGGATGAATACATGTGTCCTGTGGTCGCTGGTTCAAAGATTGATCCAGTAAGTGATGACCAAAGAGATCTGGTGGGTGAAGAAGACCAAGGGCGCACCTCTGGGGAGGACGATGGTGGGATGGACAACAATTATGATAGACAG CCTGATGGTCAGTCCAGAGCTTTCTATGTTGTCATGGATCTTGTGGAAACGGAAAGAGT ACACGTGAATTCTCTCAAGATGCTCCAAGAA GACTTCAGGGACGCGGTGGGCTTAGCGGTCGGGGATGAAGGGCAGCCTGTTCTGGATGACGGGAGACTTGGGGAGATTCTCAATGAGTTGCCTGATGTTTACACTCTACACCGCAAAATCCTCAGCGAGCTGGAATATCGAATCCGGCACTG GGAGGAGTGGCAGAGGATTGCTGACATATTTCTGTCCAGAAAAGCGGAGTTCTTGGTCTTCACCACTTACATTGGCCACTATGATCGAAGCATGAGTCTACTTGAGAACAGCTGCCAAACGTCACCTGCATTTGCAGCCATCGTTCAAAAGTTTGAG GAACAGAGTTCAGCTGTTAGTCTTAAACAGCAGCTACTGCAGGTCATTGTTCGGGTGGCTCGGTATCGGATGCTCCTCACTG ATTACCTGAATAATCTTTCACCCGATTCTAGGGAATATGAAGACACCCAAG CTGCAGTTGGAATCGTTTCTGACATTGCAGATCAGATCAATGACAACATAAAACATGGG GAGAATCTGCTGCGTCTGATCAACATAGCGCACAGTGTTCATGGCCAGCGGGATCTGCTTCATCCTGACAGG gtTTTTGTTAAGGAAGGCACACTGATGAAGGTCAGCAGAAAAAGTCGCCAACCTCGTCATTTGTTTTTG ATGAACGATGTGCTGCTCTACACCTACCCTCAGCAGAATGGAAAATACAGACTGAAGAACACTCTGTCCCTCACCGGGCTCAAG GTCAGTAAACCCACCATTGACAATGCCCCAAATGCGTTAAAGATAGAGGGAACGGACATCTCCATCATTTTGTCTGCCAG TTCATTCCTGGAAAGAGAAGACTGGTTTTACACTCTAAACAGAACTGTGACTGAACACACTAGAGGCTCTGCTTTCAACAGCTGCTCAGGAGAG TCCAGAGATGGCCTTAAACTGCTCCTCGGAGAGAAAGCCCCCACACTTGTCCCGGTCTCACAAGTGATGATGTGCATGAACTGCACTGCAGACTTCAGCCTCACTCTTCGCAGACACCACTGCCACGGCTGTGGAAGA ATTGTTTGTCGAAGCTGCTCAAGGAACAGATATCCCCTGAAATACATGAAGGACCGCATGGCCAAAGTGTGTGATCACTGTTACAGCGAGCTAAAGAAAAGAG GAGGAGAGATATGTGAGCTGTCAGGCAGCAGCAGCCCTCGGATGCACCGCCTCAGTCGACCGCTCTCCACTGTGTTCCACAATATTCATCCTCATAATATTTGGAGAAACCGAAAAGGCATAATATCATTCACCCAG GTGACGGTGTCGGAGGAAGGCTCCATCAGTGGGACTTTACAGCGGAGCAAGAAGAGCAAGAAGAACTGGAAGAGACTGTGGTTCCTCCTAAaagacaaagtgctttacacgTACCGAGCCCAAGAG